One Bdellovibrionales bacterium CG10_big_fil_rev_8_21_14_0_10_45_34 genomic region harbors:
- the sufC gene encoding Fe-S cluster assembly ATPase SufC, with the protein MLQIEHLHASVEGTEILKGLSLEVKAGEVHAIMGPNGSGKSTLSKVIAGHPDYKVTGGSIHYEVNFRKKNLLDLEPFERAREGVFLAYQYPTEIPGVTNFSLLHSSYNAICKHNGAAEADRESFRALLEKKSQIVGIDQKFFDRFVNQGFSGGEKKKNEILQMAVLQPRLAILDETDSGLDIDALKVVANGVNGLRTKSNAIILVTHYQRLLEHIKPDFVHVLYKGRIVRSGDKSLAAELEKTGYDWLENAPQQEALLT; encoded by the coding sequence ATGTTACAAATTGAACACCTGCATGCTTCGGTTGAAGGCACCGAAATTTTAAAAGGCCTTTCTTTAGAAGTAAAAGCCGGGGAAGTGCATGCGATTATGGGGCCTAATGGTTCTGGCAAAAGCACCTTATCTAAAGTTATCGCTGGCCACCCGGACTATAAAGTAACCGGCGGGTCAATTCACTACGAAGTTAACTTTCGAAAGAAAAACCTTTTGGACCTGGAACCATTTGAACGGGCTCGCGAAGGAGTTTTTTTAGCATACCAGTACCCAACGGAAATTCCAGGAGTTACAAATTTTTCGCTTCTGCACTCTAGCTATAATGCCATTTGCAAACACAACGGCGCGGCCGAAGCCGACCGCGAAAGTTTCCGCGCCCTCTTAGAAAAGAAAAGCCAGATCGTCGGAATTGATCAAAAGTTTTTTGATCGATTTGTTAATCAAGGGTTTTCAGGCGGCGAAAAGAAGAAGAATGAAATACTTCAAATGGCCGTACTTCAACCGCGATTAGCGATATTGGATGAAACTGACTCTGGTTTAGACATAGACGCACTTAAGGTTGTTGCCAATGGAGTTAATGGCTTACGAACAAAAAGCAACGCCATCATTTTGGTAACTCATTATCAAAGACTTCTCGAACATATCAAACCTGACTTTGTGCACGTTCTTTACAAAGGTAGGATTGTGCGCTCAGGAGATAAATCTCTCGCCGCCGAACTTGAAAAGACCGGCTACGACTGGTTAGAAAACGCACCCCAACAAGAGGCCCTGTTAACATGA
- a CDS encoding NifU family protein: protein MKNIPVQIYVQPTPNPEALKFILSQDVKTSGKATFVQGDVPAESVLAKDLLNLNGIEQIHFFENVITVTKNSLVAWEDLEFNVRAVIETRMPVHNPNFGEKLDEIARRQSLSPEHQKIEEILDRTVRPGLQGDGGDIQVLELDGKILRVRYEGACGTCPSSTSATMEAIEGILRAEFDPEIVIEVH from the coding sequence ATGAAGAATATTCCCGTTCAGATTTACGTTCAACCAACGCCAAATCCTGAAGCATTGAAGTTCATTTTAAGCCAAGATGTTAAAACAAGTGGAAAGGCCACATTCGTCCAAGGGGATGTGCCGGCGGAGAGCGTGCTGGCAAAAGATTTGTTAAATCTTAACGGGATCGAGCAGATACATTTTTTTGAGAATGTTATTACCGTCACCAAAAATTCACTGGTCGCGTGGGAAGATCTTGAATTTAATGTAAGGGCCGTTATTGAAACACGCATGCCCGTTCACAACCCTAACTTTGGCGAAAAGCTTGATGAGATAGCTCGGCGCCAAAGCCTCTCCCCCGAGCATCAAAAGATAGAAGAAATTTTGGACAGGACTGTTCGCCCTGGCTTACAAGGTGATGGTGGTGACATTCAAGTTCTTGAGTTGGATGGAAAGATCTTACGTGTGCGCTACGAAGGCGCTTGCGGCACCTGCCCGAGTTCTACGTCTGCGACCATGGAAGCCATCGAAGGAATTTTGCGTGCTGAGTTTGATCCCGAAATTGTGATTGAAGTCCACTAA
- the ftsE gene encoding cell division ATP-binding protein FtsE: protein MITFSHVYKTYPGPTHALRDVSFRLDRGEFAFVTGHSGAGKSTLFRLIAGFDLPTSGGVEVGSYQLGTLETKKLGLIRQQIGIVFQDFRLINEYTVAENVALPLRIRRENKFSIERKVAKALDSVGLKQRAKFYPEQLSGGEKQRVSIARALIFQPNILIADEPTGNLDSDLAKEILVLFQNAHAQGTTVLFATHDRDLFEKTSHRVIRLKEGQVVETMDPVFRDASLKQLEFS, encoded by the coding sequence GTGATCACTTTTTCTCACGTTTATAAAACCTACCCTGGCCCAACGCACGCTCTGCGTGACGTTTCTTTCCGGTTAGACCGCGGAGAGTTTGCCTTTGTCACGGGTCACAGTGGCGCAGGAAAATCGACCCTCTTTAGACTGATTGCCGGCTTCGATTTGCCAACTTCTGGAGGCGTCGAAGTCGGAAGTTATCAGCTCGGAACTCTTGAAACTAAAAAGCTCGGCCTTATTCGCCAACAGATTGGAATAGTTTTTCAGGATTTCAGGCTCATCAACGAATACACCGTTGCAGAAAATGTGGCCCTGCCATTGAGGATTCGAAGAGAAAATAAGTTTTCGATTGAAAGAAAAGTGGCTAAAGCACTCGATTCGGTTGGCTTAAAACAAAGGGCAAAATTCTATCCCGAACAACTCTCCGGTGGCGAAAAACAAAGGGTTTCTATTGCCAGAGCCCTCATCTTTCAGCCTAACATTCTGATCGCCGACGAACCGACCGGGAATCTCGATTCTGACTTGGCCAAAGAAATTCTTGTTCTCTTTCAGAACGCTCACGCTCAAGGAACAACCGTACTATTTGCTACGCATGACCGGGATCTCTTCGAGAAAACATCTCACCGAGTGATACGACTAAAGGAAGGCCAGGTTGTCGAGACGATGGATCCCGTTTTTAGAGACGCCAGTTTAAAACAATTGGAGTTCTCATGA
- a CDS encoding Fe-S cluster assembly protein SufB, with protein sequence MKSSTVELKKSEYKYGFVSDVKTEDFPKGLNEGIVREISLRKQEPEFLLNYRLRAFRHWLTMTEPTWSSVHYPAIDYQSVQYYSAPKQNAEKPKSLDELDPELLRTFEKLGIPLTEQKRISGIAIDVVFDSVSVGTTNMEVLNELGIVFCSFSEAVKTHPELIEKYLGSVVPYTDNYFAALNAAVFSDGSFCYIPKGVRCPIDLSTYFRINNKESGQFERTLIVAEDDSYVNYLEGCTAPQFDSNQLHAAVVELIAKDRAEIKYSTVQNWYAGDAEGVGGVYNFVTKRGRCDGINSKISWTQVEAGSSITWKYPSCILKGENSEGAFYSVALTNGRMQADTGTKMIHIGKNTKSRIISKGISADQSMNTYRGLVKIMPSAKGARNFSQCDSMLVEDQCSANTIPYIEVKNPTATVEHEATTSKISADQLFYLQSRGIDTEGAVSLLIHGFCAEVIEQLPLEFSVEAVKLLELKLENSVG encoded by the coding sequence ATGAAGTCTAGTACTGTTGAACTCAAAAAGTCCGAATACAAATACGGTTTCGTAAGCGATGTTAAAACGGAAGACTTTCCCAAGGGCCTTAATGAAGGCATTGTTCGTGAGATATCTCTGAGAAAACAAGAGCCCGAATTCTTACTGAACTATCGTTTGAGAGCATTTCGGCACTGGCTCACTATGACGGAACCTACTTGGTCTAGCGTCCATTACCCAGCGATTGATTATCAAAGCGTTCAATACTATTCCGCACCTAAACAGAATGCCGAAAAACCAAAGTCACTCGACGAGCTCGACCCCGAGCTTTTGAGAACCTTCGAGAAGCTCGGTATACCGTTAACGGAGCAAAAGCGAATTTCCGGAATTGCGATCGACGTCGTTTTTGATAGCGTATCCGTCGGCACCACCAATATGGAAGTCTTGAATGAATTGGGAATTGTTTTTTGCTCATTCTCAGAGGCTGTAAAAACGCATCCCGAACTTATAGAGAAATATCTTGGCTCCGTAGTGCCCTACACTGACAACTACTTTGCCGCTCTAAATGCGGCCGTCTTTTCGGATGGATCTTTTTGTTACATCCCTAAAGGAGTAAGATGCCCGATAGACCTTTCTACTTACTTTAGAATAAACAACAAAGAGTCAGGTCAGTTTGAAAGAACTCTTATTGTTGCCGAAGATGATAGCTACGTTAATTATCTTGAAGGCTGCACAGCACCTCAGTTTGACTCGAATCAGCTTCATGCTGCGGTTGTCGAACTCATAGCAAAAGACCGCGCAGAAATTAAATACTCCACGGTTCAGAACTGGTACGCCGGGGATGCCGAAGGGGTTGGGGGCGTCTACAACTTTGTGACAAAACGCGGCCGCTGCGATGGCATTAATTCCAAGATTTCATGGACGCAAGTTGAAGCAGGATCTTCTATCACTTGGAAGTACCCAAGCTGCATCCTTAAGGGCGAAAACTCTGAAGGAGCGTTCTACTCGGTAGCCCTTACAAACGGTCGGATGCAGGCGGATACGGGCACTAAGATGATTCACATAGGAAAGAACACAAAGAGCCGCATTATTTCAAAAGGTATTTCAGCCGACCAGTCTATGAACACTTATCGAGGCCTTGTGAAAATCATGCCTTCAGCCAAAGGGGCCCGCAACTTTTCTCAGTGTGATTCGATGTTGGTAGAAGATCAATGTTCAGCAAATACAATACCGTATATTGAAGTAAAAAATCCAACGGCGACGGTTGAACACGAGGCCACAACTTCGAAGATAAGTGCAGATCAGCTTTTTTACTTGCAGTCTCGAGGCATCGATACCGAAGGCGCCGTGTCTCTTTTGATTCATGGTTTTTGTGCCGAAGTGATTGAACAGCTTCCTTTAGAGTTTTCTGTTGAAGCCGTGAAGCTATTAGAATTGAAACTTGAAAACAGTGTCGGTTAG
- a CDS encoding cysteine desulfurase CsdA, whose protein sequence is MKSYRDDFPNLKRQINGQLLTYLDSAATSFKPKVVIERIHRAYENEVSNVHRGIHGLSNEATTNFESARSKVAQFLRAANPDEIVFTRGTTESINLVAHSYVAPKIQDGGKSNVVITKLEHHSNIVPWLLLKERAGLEVRFAEIFDEGNLNLEHLQSLIDENTLLVSVTATSNTLGINVPVTQVANICKSKNVPLLVDAAQSTAHAPTDVAKLGVDFLAFSAHKTFGPSGIGVLWGRRELLNSMPPFMGGGSMISDVNETRATYLDSPHRFEAGTPHIVGALGLAEALNYIDETGWDEIQAHDRDITQYAFERLNQVEGLRILGTHPDRTAIFSFVLDRHHHQDVAMILDQLGIAVRSGHHCTQPLMKRLGVTGTLRASFALYNNHEDVDRLIYGLQKAQRMLG, encoded by the coding sequence ATGAAATCCTACAGGGACGATTTTCCAAATTTAAAGCGACAAATTAACGGTCAGCTTCTGACTTACCTCGATAGTGCTGCAACTTCCTTTAAACCAAAGGTCGTCATAGAGCGGATCCATCGCGCTTACGAAAATGAAGTTTCAAATGTGCATCGAGGAATTCACGGCCTAAGTAACGAGGCAACGACCAACTTCGAAAGCGCGCGCTCAAAAGTTGCCCAATTTTTGCGAGCAGCAAACCCAGATGAAATTGTCTTTACACGCGGGACAACGGAATCAATAAATCTTGTGGCACATTCTTATGTTGCCCCCAAGATTCAAGATGGCGGCAAATCTAACGTAGTTATTACAAAACTAGAGCACCACTCGAATATTGTTCCCTGGCTATTGTTGAAAGAACGAGCTGGGCTCGAAGTTCGATTTGCAGAAATCTTTGATGAAGGAAACCTCAACTTGGAACATCTCCAGTCGCTTATAGACGAAAACACGCTGCTAGTGTCCGTCACAGCAACATCCAACACCTTAGGAATCAACGTACCCGTCACCCAAGTTGCTAATATTTGTAAATCAAAAAACGTCCCTCTGTTGGTCGACGCTGCACAGTCTACTGCGCATGCACCTACGGACGTTGCAAAACTCGGAGTCGACTTCTTGGCCTTTTCTGCGCACAAAACTTTTGGTCCCAGTGGAATTGGAGTACTTTGGGGAAGAAGAGAGCTCCTAAACAGCATGCCTCCCTTTATGGGTGGCGGGTCCATGATTTCGGATGTTAACGAAACGCGGGCAACATATTTGGATTCGCCGCACAGATTTGAAGCCGGCACTCCGCACATTGTAGGTGCGTTGGGCCTCGCAGAGGCCCTTAATTACATCGACGAGACGGGATGGGATGAGATTCAGGCCCACGATCGCGACATTACCCAATATGCTTTTGAGAGATTGAATCAAGTGGAAGGGCTTAGAATTCTTGGCACACACCCTGACCGTACTGCGATTTTTTCATTTGTTCTCGATCGACACCATCATCAAGATGTCGCTATGATTCTCGATCAATTAGGGATAGCCGTGCGCTCTGGCCATCATTGCACTCAGCCACTTATGAAAAGACTCGGTGTGACAGGCACTTTACGTGCGTCATTTGCTCTTTACAACAACCATGAAGATGTTGATCGACTCATTTACGGACTGCAAAAGGCTCAAAGGATGCTGGGGTAA